In Euzebyales bacterium, the sequence CGCTGTCCCCGGACGGCACCCGAGCGGACACCGACGAACGGCAGGCCGGCCGTGGCCACGATGCGCCGTTCCATGCCGTCAGGCGTACCGATCCACGTCACGTCAGGGGACGGGCCCGGCCAGTCGTCGAGCAGCGCGAGCGCGGGGTACACGTGGCCGGCGGTCCCGCCGCCGCAGATCACCAGGCGCATGGCATCACGGGTGCGCGCCGACGTCGGCGTCGGACGATTCGAGCTGGTCAACGGTCATGAGCACCTGTCGCGCCTTCGACCCCTCCGACGGCCCGACCACACCGAGCTCCTCGAGCTCGTCCATGATGCGTCCAGCACGAGCGAAGCCGATCTTGAGCTTGCGCTGCAGCATCGACGTCGAGCCCAGGCCGGAGCGTACGACCAGCTCGCGCGCGGCGCGCACGAGGTCGTCGTCGGTCGCGTCGTCACCGGTCACGTCTGCGATCATCGCGTCGCGACCCTCCCGGATGATGCCCTCCACGTGCTCCGCCTCACGCTGGCTCTTGCAGTGTGCGACGACCTGCTCGACCTCGGTCTCGCCGACGTAGCAGCCCTGCAGACGGTGAGGCTTGGAGGCGTTCGCGGGCATGAACAGCATGTCGCCGTCGCCGACGAGCTTCTCGGCCCCGCCCTGGTCGAGGATGGTGCGGCTGTCGGCCTGCGTCGCCATCGCCAGCGCGATGCGTGACGGCACGTTGGCTTTGATCAGTCCGGTGACCACATCGACCGACGGCCGCTGCGTCGCGACGACCAGATGGATGCCCACGGCGCGCGCCATCTGGGCGATGCGCACGATGTGGGACTCGACGTCACGCGGTGCGACCATCATCAGGTCGGCGAGCTCGTCGATCACGAACAGCAGGTACGGGTAGGGCCTGGCCTCGTCGTCCGCGACAGGCCGGTCCGGGTCGTTGCCGCCGCCGGCACCGGGCAGCAGCAGCCGCGACCGGACGCGCCCCTCGACGACCGCCTTGTTGTACGAGTCGACGTTGCGGTATCCGCGCTGGGCGAGGACCTCGTAGCGCGACTCCATCTCCTCGACCGTCCACTGCAGCGCTTCGGTGGCGCGCTTGGGATCGGTGATCACCGGCGTCAGCAGGTGCGGTGCGCCCTCGTAGCTGGACAGCTCGACACGCTTCGGGTCGACCAGGATCATCCGCGCCCTTGCGGGCGACGACCGCATCACGATGCTCGAGATGATCGAGTTCATCGTCACCGACTTGCCCGAGCCCGTCGCCCCGGCGATCAGCAGGTGCGGCATGGTGGCCAGGTTGATCATCACGGGGTTGGTCGAGATGTCGACGCCGATGCCCGCCGCGAGCGGGTGTGGCTCGATCTGGGCCTCGGGTGACCGCAGTACGTCGCCCAGGGTGACGAGGTCGCGCTCGCGGTTGGGGACCTCGATGCCGATCGCGGACTTGCCGGGGATCGGCGCGACGATGCGGATCTCGGGTGTCGCAAGGGCGTAGGAGATGTCGTCGGCCAGCCGGGTGACCGCGGCGACCTTGACGCCCGTCCCGAGCGAGATCTCGAACCTGGTGACTGTCGGGCCCTGGGCGATCTTCGACACCGAAGCGTCGACGTTGAACTGTGCAAGGGTGCGCTCCAGAGACCGGCGCATCTGGTCCCGGCTCTTCCTGTTGCCGGTCGCCACACGGCCGGTGCGCAGCAGCTCCATCGGTGGCAGCTGGTAGTCGGCCCACGGATCATCGGCGCCCGGGGGTGCGAGCTTGGTCGGGCCCAGGGTCGTCGCCTCCGCGCTGGTCACGTCGACACGGCGCGGCAGCATCTGGGTGTCCAGCAGCTCATCGTCGCGGTCGCCGTCGTCCTGCGGTTCGGGAGGCTCGGGTGGTGGGACCGTGGCGGTGTCGGCGGCGTCGATCGGACGAGTGTCGTCGGCGACGAGCTCGGCGCGATCGAGGGTGTCGTCCGCACGAGGGTCCCGCCGCTGGCGGACACGCTCGCGCAACCCCGACCAGAACGTCGCGGCCGTCCCCGCGATCTCTCGAGGCGGCGTCGCTGTCAGCACCATCACGCCTACGGCCAGCAGTGCGACCAGCACGACCACCGCCCCCCACATTTCCGCGACCGTCATCAGCGGGACTGCGGCGGTCGCACCGAACCACCCTCCCGCGGCATGCAGCTCCGGTGGCGGCGCGCTCCACGCTGGGGCGCCGCGAGCCAGGTGCCACAGACCAGCCAGGGAGAAGGTGGTGATCAGCCATCCTCCGACGAGGCGCACGTTGCCAGGCCGCGCCGGCCGCAGCAGCATGACGCCCGCCGCCGCCAGCGCCGGTGGCGCGAGCAGGCCAAACACGCCGAACAGCCCACGGAACAGCAGCTCGAGGAAGCTGCCGACCAGGCCGGCGGCGTGCAGGTACAACCCGAGGGCCGCCAGCGGCGCGACGATCAGCAGCGCGACGCCCCACCCGTCACGCCACATGTCGCGCTGCTGCTGCGACGTGCGGTGGGACGTCGTCCGCTTCGTGCGCGCGTTCGACCTCCGCGCCGACCTTCGCTTCGACGTGGACGAGCGAGTGGCGATCGTCACACCTCCACGATCAGCGGATGGATGATCGGCCGGCGGCCGACCTCGTCGCGCCAGAAGCGCGCGAGGGTCTGCACGACCAGACGGCGCACGACGGCGGGGTCACCCTCGTGCCCGCGGTCGGTCAGCTCACCGCGCAGGACCTCGGCGCCCTTGGCCAACAGGTCGGCGTGCTCCTTCTCGTAGATGATCCCGCTCTGGGTGACGTCGATGTCGCCGACGAGGTGGCCACGCGAGTCGATGACGATCGACGCCACGCAGATGCCGTCGTTGGACAGGCGGTGGCGGTCGCGGAGCACCGCATTGCCGACGTCGCCGACACCCAGGCCGTCCACGAAGACGCGCCCTGCCGTGAACCGTTCGCCACGGCGCACGACGCCGTCGGTGAGCACGACGCGGTCACCGTCCGAGCACACCAGCACCTGGTCGGCGGCAACCCCGGTGTCGCGTGCGATGTCGGCGTGCACGACCAGGTGGCGGTACTCGCCGTGCACCGGCACGACCGCCGACGGGCGCACGATGTTGTGGACCATCCGCAGCTCGTCGGCCGACGCGTGGCCGGACACGTGGATGTCTGCCACGCCCTTGTGCACGACGCGCGCCCCGCGACGGAACAGGTTGTTGATCGAGCGGTAGATCGCGTGCTCGTTCCCCGGGATCACCGACGAGGCCATCACGACCGTGTCGCCCACGCCGATTGTGATCTGGCGGTGCTGGCCGACCGCCATGAGCGACAGCGCCGCGAACGGTTCCCCCTGCGAACCCGTGCACACGATGACGACCTCGTCCGGCTCGAGGCTGTCGACCTGGTCGAGCTCGACGATGTCGGCGTCGTCGTAGTCGAGGTAGCCAAGATCACGGGCGATCGCCGTGTTGCGCACCATCGAGCGGCCGACGAAGCAGGACCGCCGTCCCTGCTCACGGGCCGCCGTCAGCACCTGCTGCACCCGGTGGATGTGGCTGGCGAACGTCGTGACCACGATGCGGCCGGTCGCCTCGGCGAACACTTCCTGCAGCGTGTGACCGACGACCCGCTCGCTGGGGATCAACCCGGAGACCTCGGCGTTGGTCGAGTCGGCGAGCAGCAGCGCGACGCCGTCGTCACCGAGCGCCGCCAGGTGGGGCAGATCCGTGGGGTGGCCGTCGATCGGTGTCTGGTCGAGCTTGAAGTCGCCGCTGTGCAGGACGGTGCCGTGGGTCGTGTGCACGGCGACGGCGAGGCTGTCGGGGATCGAGTGGTTCATCGCGACGAACTCGAAGTCGAACGGGTCCGCCTTGATCCGCTCCCCCGCCTCGACCTCGATCAGTTCCGCCTCGACGTCGGGGTGTTCCTCGAGCTTGGCGCGCAGCAGGCCCAGCGTCAGCTTCGTCGCATAGACGGGCATGGACCCGAACTCGCGGAGGAAGAACGGCAGTGCGCCGATGTGGTCCTCATGGCCGTGGGTGAGGACCACGCACTCCAGGTCCTCGGCGCGATCGCGCAGCACCGACCAGTCCGGCAGGATCAGGTCGATGCCGTAGTGATCGGCGTCAGGGAAGATAAGCCCGACGTCGATCAGGGCGATCCGTCCATCGACCTCGATCGCCGCCATGTTGGCGCCGATCTCGCCGAGGCCACCCAGGAACGAGATCTCGACCGGCGGGCTCACGCCACATCCCCCTCGGCCGACGCCGCGGTGGCGCCTGGGTGCGAGGGGCAGCGGTCACGTCCGCGGTGGGTCGGTCGAAGATCCGGGCACACGCCGCGGAGGTGACCGTCGCCCCGAGCACTCATGACGCTCCTGCGGCGATGATCCCCGCCGACGCCAGCGCGGTACGCATCGCGGTGATCGTCGCGTCGTCGGCCCGAGCCAGCGGCGGGCGAACCGGACCACCCGGCAGACCGGCCATGTCCAGGCCGACCTTCAGTGGCACGGGGTTGGACTCGACGAACAGCGCCTGGAACAGCGGCAGCAGCGCCAGGTGCTCGGTCCGCGCGGCCGCGGCGTCGTGGGGGAATCGCTCGATCATCCTGGCCAGTCGGTCGGCGACGAAGTGCCCGGCCACGCTCACGACGCCGACGGCGCCGACGGCCAGCAGCGGCAGCAGGTCGATGTCGTTGCCGGCGTAGATGTGGAAGTCGTCGGGCTTGCGGGCGACCAGCCAGGCGGCCTTGTCGAGGTCCTTCACAGCGTCCTTGACTGCGACGATGTTGTCGACCCGCTCCGCGAGCGCCAGCAGTGACGCCGGAGGGACCTCGGCGGCGGTGCGCCCCGGGATGTTGTACAGCAGCACTGGCACGTCGACGGCGGCGGCGACCGTGGCGAAGTGGGCCTCCAGCCCCCGTGTCTGTGGCCGGTTGTAGTACGGGGTGACGAGCATCACCCCGTCGACGCCTCGGGCGGCGGCCTCGGTCGCCAGCTCGACCGTGGCGGCCGTGTCGTTCTTGCCGACGCCGGCGACGACATGGGCGTGGGAGCCGGCGGCGTCGACCACCGCCGAGAAGAGGTCGAGCGTTTCGGCGTGGGTCAGCGTGGGCGACTCACCGGTCGTGCCCGCGACGACGACGCCGTCGTTGCCGCGCTCGGCGAGGTGGTGGGCGAGCTTCTGGGCGCCGTCGATGTCGAGCGTGCCATCCGGCAGCATCGGACTGGCCATCGCCGTCAGCACGTGTCCGAACGCGGGCATGGTCATCACCTGCAATCGCTCTCTGAGCTCGTTGGTCCGGCGAGGCCGGTCCACCCCGTAGTCGGTGGGACCAGGCTCCGCGAAGGTCTGCACAGCCTGGTGCCGCCGTCGTGCGCCGCCACGCCGCTCTCGAGCAGTCTAGCTGGCGCACCTTGCGCGACCGCGTGACCTCGACGGTCGCCCAGCGCCTCCGGGCTCAGCTGGACAGCGTCGCGCGGCGTGCGTCCGCCCTGCGCTCCGCCTCCAGCCGGCCCAGGCCGGCGCCGGAGTGGTCAACGTGCTCCATCATCGCGGCGATCGCGTGGTGTCCGGCGCGCTCGGCGATCAGGTGATGCATCTGCTGTGCGGCGCGACGGTACGACGCGTGGCCCTGCGGGGCGGTGCGCAGCTCGAGCAGGTGCATCGCGGCGCGGGCGTTGAGCTGGATGCTGTAGCGGACGCGCCACGCGAAGCCGACCGCATAGGGCGCGACCCGCGGCCGATCGGCCAGCAGCGACGCCCACAGCCCGGCCTGGCGCTCCAGCGTTGCGTCCCAGACGTCCGTAAGGCCGCAGGCGTCGAGCTCCTCCGGCGTCTCGTAGCCGTGACGGCAGGACAGCTCCTGCCACTCGATCGTGCACATGCGGTGGCGTTGCAGGTCGCGGAACGCGCCGTAGTCGCCGCAGATGTCGAAGCGGTACCTGGCCCGCTCGAGCGCCCGACCCGGCTTGTGCCGCCGGTTCGCGCGGTCACCGACGTAGGCGCGGATCAACGCCACCCGTTCGTCGGCCGTCATCTCGGCGACCCGCAGCCGCAGGGCGTGCTCGCTGACGTGGGCGTGGGGGTAGAGCATGCCGACGAGCACGTCGTCCTCGGCGTCCGGATCGAAGTCGACCAGCGTCACCTCGGGCTGCACAGGGTCTGGTGCGATGGCGTCGAGCAGCTCGGACGCCACCTGCCGGGTCGCGGACCGGGTGTCGGCCAGGTAGCGGGACCACTGGACGCCGCGGTCCGGGCGGTCGACGCGCTCCAGGAACGCCGGGATCACGGTGCGCAGCTCCACCAGCAGCTGTGCGCCCAGGTCGCGCGCCTCGGCCAGGTCGTGCGACGCCAGGCGCAGCAGGAGCTGTTCGTAGGCCTGGCCCGAGGCGTACATCCCCACGTTGGACGTGGTGGCCGCGGGCAGCAGGCCGCGCAGCAGGTCGCAGGCGCGGGCGTTGATGCTGGCCCGCCACGCACGCTCGGTCGTCTCGTCGTCGCGAGGATGGACGCGGGCCAGCCATGATCGTGCGACGGGAAGCGCCGCCGCGTAGGCGTCGAACACCGCATCGAGGGTCTCGACGTAGCGCTCGGCAGCCGAGTCGCCCGCGAGCTCCGCCGGCCGGTGGTAGCGGTACCGCCCGCCGGGCTTGTCGTCGTACGCCATGTAGCGCGTCGACTGCTCGAGATAGGACGCCAGGCGGCCCCACTCGACGATCTTGGTCGCGACGTTGGAGATCTGCTCGATGGCCACGTGGGCGCCACCGAGCTGGGCCACCGAGTCGTCGCCGTACTCGACGAATACGCGCTGGTACATGCGCTCGGCGCGCCGGCCGCCGGTGCCGCCCGCCGGCACCTGCGCGTCGAGGTCGTCGCGGAACTCGTCGACCAGCAGCCTGCGCAGCGGCCGCGGCGAACGCGAGTACCGTGCGAACACCGCACCCTTGGTCGCCTCGGGCAGGTTGTGCAGGACGAACACGTCGCGGTCGGTGTTGCTCACGAATGGCGCGAGCAACTCCTGCTCCTCAGCGCTGAGCTGGTGTTCGTTCACTGCGTGCTCCCGTCAGGAGGTCTGCATACGGTACGCCGCCGGGTGTCCGGGGCCGCGTTGCCGAGCGTAGCGAGCGTGCGCCGCCGCCCGGGGGCACCACGCTCAGCCGGCCGTGCCGGCGGTCCCGATTCCCGTGGTCGAGACGGCGGGCACCACCACAGCTTCGAGGGCCTCGATGCGCGACGACCTCTACATCGGCGGTCGCACCGGTTCGGATCTTGTCGAGCCGGTCATGCTCGACAGCGCCGGCCTCACGACGCCGGTGTGATCGTCGGCATGACCGGCTCGGGGCAGGACGGGTTTCGCGGTCACGCTGCTCGAGGAGGCGGGCCTGCCCGGGATCCCGGTGCTCGCGCCGATCTGAAGGGTGACCTGGGCAACCCGGTGCTGCGCTTCCCGGAGCTCGCACCCGAGCAGCTCGCACCCTGGGACGCCGACGCCGACGTCGCCGGGGTGGGCGGCGAACGCGGCGGCGGCCGCTGCGGCGGTCGTCGAGCACTGACGCTCGGGCCCGTCGGGCTGGAACATGGACCGGACCGAATCGCACATCCGTCCGGGGCGGCCGACGTCACGATCTTCACGCCGGGCTCGACCGCCGGCGTGCCGTACCGCCGACCGGGGACGTCCCGCCGATCCCACGTTGGAGCGCGTCCCCACAACAGTGTCGGCACGCGACACGGGTGCCGCAGACCCGGGCAGTCGGATGCGCCGCGGATGGCCGTGTCGCATCTACAGCAGGGCGTCGAGGCCGACGGTCAGACCGGGCAGGTCGACGATCGCCCGAACCG encodes:
- a CDS encoding ribonuclease J yields the protein MSPPVEISFLGGLGEIGANMAAIEVDGRIALIDVGLIFPDADHYGIDLILPDWSVLRDRAEDLECVVLTHGHEDHIGALPFFLREFGSMPVYATKLTLGLLRAKLEEHPDVEAELIEVEAGERIKADPFDFEFVAMNHSIPDSLAVAVHTTHGTVLHSGDFKLDQTPIDGHPTDLPHLAALGDDGVALLLADSTNAEVSGLIPSERVVGHTLQEVFAEATGRIVVTTFASHIHRVQQVLTAAREQGRRSCFVGRSMVRNTAIARDLGYLDYDDADIVELDQVDSLEPDEVVIVCTGSQGEPFAALSLMAVGQHRQITIGVGDTVVMASSVIPGNEHAIYRSINNLFRRGARVVHKGVADIHVSGHASADELRMVHNIVRPSAVVPVHGEYRHLVVHADIARDTGVAADQVLVCSDGDRVVLTDGVVRRGERFTAGRVFVDGLGVGDVGNAVLRDRHRLSNDGICVASIVIDSRGHLVGDIDVTQSGIIYEKEHADLLAKGAEVLRGELTDRGHEGDPAVVRRLVVQTLARFWRDEVGRRPIIHPLIVEV
- the dapA gene encoding 4-hydroxy-tetrahydrodipicolinate synthase; translation: MPAFGHVLTAMASPMLPDGTLDIDGAQKLAHHLAERGNDGVVVAGTTGESPTLTHAETLDLFSAVVDAAGSHAHVVAGVGKNDTAATVELATEAAARGVDGVMLVTPYYNRPQTRGLEAHFATVAAAVDVPVLLYNIPGRTAAEVPPASLLALAERVDNIVAVKDAVKDLDKAAWLVARKPDDFHIYAGNDIDLLPLLAVGAVGVVSVAGHFVADRLARMIERFPHDAAAARTEHLALLPLFQALFVESNPVPLKVGLDMAGLPGGPVRPPLARADDATITAMRTALASAGIIAAGAS
- a CDS encoding DNA translocase FtsK translates to MWRDGWGVALLIVAPLAALGLYLHAAGLVGSFLELLFRGLFGVFGLLAPPALAAAGVMLLRPARPGNVRLVGGWLITTFSLAGLWHLARGAPAWSAPPPELHAAGGWFGATAAVPLMTVAEMWGAVVVLVALLAVGVMVLTATPPREIAGTAATFWSGLRERVRQRRDPRADDTLDRAELVADDTRPIDAADTATVPPPEPPEPQDDGDRDDELLDTQMLPRRVDVTSAEATTLGPTKLAPPGADDPWADYQLPPMELLRTGRVATGNRKSRDQMRRSLERTLAQFNVDASVSKIAQGPTVTRFEISLGTGVKVAAVTRLADDISYALATPEIRIVAPIPGKSAIGIEVPNRERDLVTLGDVLRSPEAQIEPHPLAAGIGVDISTNPVMINLATMPHLLIAGATGSGKSVTMNSIISSIVMRSSPARARMILVDPKRVELSSYEGAPHLLTPVITDPKRATEALQWTVEEMESRYEVLAQRGYRNVDSYNKAVVEGRVRSRLLLPGAGGGNDPDRPVADDEARPYPYLLFVIDELADLMMVAPRDVESHIVRIAQMARAVGIHLVVATQRPSVDVVTGLIKANVPSRIALAMATQADSRTILDQGGAEKLVGDGDMLFMPANASKPHRLQGCYVGETEVEQVVAHCKSQREAEHVEGIIREGRDAMIADVTGDDATDDDLVRAARELVVRSGLGSTSMLQRKLKIGFARAGRIMDELEELGVVGPSEGSKARQVLMTVDQLESSDADVGAHP
- a CDS encoding FAD-dependent thymidylate synthase, with product MNEHQLSAEEQELLAPFVSNTDRDVFVLHNLPEATKGAVFARYSRSPRPLRRLLVDEFRDDLDAQVPAGGTGGRRAERMYQRVFVEYGDDSVAQLGGAHVAIEQISNVATKIVEWGRLASYLEQSTRYMAYDDKPGGRYRYHRPAELAGDSAAERYVETLDAVFDAYAAALPVARSWLARVHPRDDETTERAWRASINARACDLLRGLLPAATTSNVGMYASGQAYEQLLLRLASHDLAEARDLGAQLLVELRTVIPAFLERVDRPDRGVQWSRYLADTRSATRQVASELLDAIAPDPVQPEVTLVDFDPDAEDDVLVGMLYPHAHVSEHALRLRVAEMTADERVALIRAYVGDRANRRHKPGRALERARYRFDICGDYGAFRDLQRHRMCTIEWQELSCRHGYETPEELDACGLTDVWDATLERQAGLWASLLADRPRVAPYAVGFAWRVRYSIQLNARAAMHLLELRTAPQGHASYRRAAQQMHHLIAERAGHHAIAAMMEHVDHSGAGLGRLEAERRADARRATLSS